The sequence below is a genomic window from Humulus lupulus chromosome 3, drHumLupu1.1, whole genome shotgun sequence.
TTCGGGAAAGAGATTTGGGACTCCGGGGCGGGTCTCGTCGCTGCGGCATTGATCGCAATTTGCCCCGGTTATATCTCGAGATCGGTAGCCGGGTCGTATGACAATGAGGGTGTCGCGATCTTCGCGTTGTTGCTGACGTTCTACTTGTTTGTGAAGGCCGTCAATACTGGTTCGCTTGCTTGGTCTCTGGCTTCGGCTTTTGGGTACTTCTACATGGTTTCCGCTTGGGGAGGTTATGTGTTTATCATTAATTTGATCCCGCTTTACGTGTTGGTGCTGTTGGTCACTGGGAGGTACTCCATGAGATTGTACGTTGCTTATAACTGTATGTACGTGGTAGGAATGTTGCTAGCTATGCAAATTCGGTTTGTGGGTTTTCAGCATGTTCAGTCTGGGGAGCATATGGCTGCCATGGGAGTCTTCTTCTTGATTCAGGTTTACACAAATTATTCCGTTATAAGTCTCATTAAGTATGTGGTGATCTAGTACACTCTAAAAGGTCTTATCTTGTTCCCACATTCATACATAGAAATCCGAGTTTGAGCGACCACCGAGCATCTTTTGCTAGTTAGTTTTTCCTGAAGCGTTTTTATCTTGGCATCTCACTTTTTGGTTTCTTAAATATGCTTTAGTTATATTTTCTTACTTGCATCTTTTTAGGCCATTTATATATTCTTAAGGAATGCGTTTTATTTGTATATGCCTTTCTGTTTTTGGTACGGTAGAACAGTTTCTTGATTTTATGCATAAACCAAAGTTGTGCGGGTTATTTGGGCAAAATTTTGTTTTGTTCAATTTCCTGATTTCTTTTCTTGGGCTAACTTGGATAATTTTTGCTTAGGTGTTTTACTTTCTAGACTGGGTTAAGTACATGTTAAGTGACACAAAATTGTTCCAAGCCTTCTTGAGGATCACTGTTACATCTGCAGTTGGTGTTGGTGGTATTGCTTTGGGAGTTGGCATGGCTTCTGGTTATATATCTCCATGGACAGGCAGATTTTATTCTTTGCTGGATCCAACATATGCAAAGGATCACATTCCAATTATTGCATCTGTCTCTGAACATCAACCAACAGCTTGGTCGTctttcatgtttgatttccacaTCCTTCTCTTCCTTTTCCCAGCAGGTCTCTATTTTTGCTTCAAACGGCTATCAGATGCGACAATATTTATCGTAATGTATGGGCTCACAAGCATGTATTTCGCTGGCGTCATGGTTCGGTTAATTCTTGTTGCTACACCAGCGGTTTGCCTTATTAGTGCCATTGCTGTGTCTGCGACAGTAAAGAATTTAACACAGTTGTTAAGGGCAAGTAATAAGGTTTCTCAAACTGGTTCTAGCAAAGGAACTGGTAGTGTGAAAAGCTCTTCCAAGGTTAGAGCCATTTGCTACATGCATAATTGTTAATGTTATTAGAACTTTTTGCTACATGCTCACTCGTATTAAGGATTTATTTAATCATCTACTGCTACAAGCAGCTACTTTATGTCCTGGAGTCTGAATGAAACTACATGTTCTTAGCCATTTCATTAAGTTGAGTTGGAGGTTATCAACAATATTGAGGATATGCCCTTGTTCTTTTGGAATTATGATTATGAACTCACTGTATTTTTTTTACTGTAATTATttctttttgttaattatttatgCTATGTTTGTAAATGTGCTTCTTTCAAATCTGTAAGAAGTTTTGAACTCTCTGGTCATTTGTACACTCGTATTGTCATATAGCTGGTATTCAGCTAATATTATACATCTTCTACAAAATCAAGAAATCTCAGTTTATATGTATTGAGTATTTGTCCATTTTATATGTCAAAACAATCAGTTCTCAGTTTCATTAGAAGCTCTTTCTTTCTAGGTGAAAATCCAATAAAATCTTCAATTCATGttctgtttttgtttttttatttctgaGTGATCTGGTTGTGGTGCATTTGTAAGAAGCATTCTTGAATTTATTATTTGCTGGTCTAGATGAGTAGGAAATGAAATTTTAGGGATCTAATGGTTAAGAGAGGTATTGGCACTTGAATCAATTGAGAATTATTTGGTTAAAGTTTGGTCATAGATGGTAGCGTAAATTTCCTATCAGTGGCTATGTAAATGGTCATGGTCTGATATCGTGGAATGGCTTGGCAAAAACTTTGGTTTGTTATTGTTTCAAAAGGAAGAGGGCCTCAGTAGGGTTAATCAAGGGAAAAACACTTTAACGTATGTGCTTTATAGGATTCAGAGAATTGATGTTATCTTGCTCTACTATAcaagcattttttttttaaaaaaaaaaattattagcttTAGTTGTAGTTGTGTGTTACATTTCTTAGTTTTCCTATTTTCCCTATTAAGTATAATTTTACAAACAAAGTTATAAAAGCGAAACACTAATCTTATTCTTACATATGTTTTACTTTGTAGTATTAGTACCTAGAGCTACAATTAGTGAAGTTATGATAGATACATTGTAATATACAAATAAGAGTATATTTTATCTTCATTTTCACAATGGGGAGTTTTTAATGCTCGGTTCTTGTTCAATCATTTAACATTTGTGAAACATCTACTTTCTTATCTTGCTTTCCTGGTCATTGTAGTATTGGTTTTCTTACTTtagttaaatataaatatatatttagtaGAATTTCTCACATTTTGTTGTACAAACAGGTTTCCATTGATCAATCCCAGCCTTTCCAAAAGAATGGTGCTATAGCCTTACTTTTTGGTGCATTTTACTTGCTCAGTAAGTACGCTACCCATTGTACCTGGGTCACATCGGAAGCATACTCATCCCCTTCGATTGTCTTGGCTGCAAGGGGTGCCCATGGCAACAGAGTCATTTTTGATGATTATCGTGAGGCATACTTTTGGCTTCGTCAAAATACTCCTCAGGATGCTAAGGTGATGTCATGGTGGGATTATGGATATCAGATCACAGCAATGGGAAACAGAACTGTTATAGTTGACAACAACACCTGGAATAATACACACATCGCTACTGTTGGACGTGCAATGTCATCTTATGAAGATGAGGCGTATGACATAATGAGATCACTGGATGTTGATTATGTTTTAGTTGTATTTGGTGGTGTGACTGGTTATTCTTCTGATGACATTAACAAGTAAGGCCATAAAAAAttgcatatttttttattttttaacaaaatgATTAATATTGGATTAGCTTTTAGAGACATGTAGTTATTTTCTTCTTTGATTTGAATAAGCTTGTTTTTCAACtttaatcccccccccccccccaaaaaaaaaaaaaaagaaaaaactaataAACAATATATGGCTATTAGATATCTGTGTAACgtgcttattttattttattttatttctaattagtattttttttaattgctgATGTGTGTTGAGATCATCACAAATTGACCTTGGCAACATGCCAATGTATTCAAAAATAGGTTACTTTTAACATATAATTTTACCTCTTTAGTTGAGGACATGTTACTGGTGAAAACTTAAATGAACTGAGAATAATATTATGAATTCTTATTTGTTATTGTATACTTTCATAGgacttttttgttgttgttgcttttcCTTGTTATTTTATACTTTATACAAGTTATGATTTATCATATGATGATGGGAATTACTTCATTCTAGATTTTTGTGGATGGTGAGAATTGGTGGCGGAGTGTTTCCCGTAATTAAAGAGCCTGAGTACCTTGTTAATGGCGAGTATCGTGTTGACAAGGGTGCAGCTCCCAAGATGTTGAACTGTCTCATGTAAGTTGCTATCTCATAAATCCATGCgtggtatatatttttatatatatatatatatataaatcttttCATGAATATGGTTCTCTTTTATCGTGCTTATTCTTCTAGTATTATATTTATTTACCATATTGAAAGAGGCTAGTGTCAGCTCCTCAGTCTTAAAGTTGAATGGGCATCTTTTATCTGCTTTTTCCCCTTCATTTCCTCTCTGTCTCTCATtgtattgattgaattttccATATTAACAAAAGCTGGGTTACGTTAATGTGGATTTGGCCTTTTATTtagaatcttttttttttctctaacaaACAAATTAAAGATTAggatttttttttccttcctcGACATAATGGAACGTAATACCTTTTTCCTTATCACCCAAAATGGGAAAGGAAGAATGGGAAAATGTTAACCATACACCTTAAACACATTCAGTAATTGTACATTTTGCAGTGTTATTATTAAATTAGTTGATTAATTATGATTGTAATAGACCAAATAATCTGGTTACTAATGTCCTATGTTATTCTATTCAAGAAGATAAGCGAATTCTTAAAAATTTTATCATGTCTTTTTCAATTGGTCACTTTGCAAGGTTGTTACACCCTCACATACATACCCAATGATAATAGATTATGTTTATGGTTCTTAGGTACAGAATATATCATACTATCGGTTCCACTTTCAAATACACAATGATAATATGTTTTCCCCTCATTGTGTGTGGTTATTAGGTACAAACTATCATACTATCGGTTTGGAGAGCTGACAACAGAATATGGAAAACCCCCTGGGTAAGCTCAATATCTTgaaattattttgtaaaatgtGGTAATAATCATGTATGATGTATGCTCTCATCTCACACAGATGCATGATTAAGAACAAGGTTGTGTTCTGTGTTCTGTGTGATTTGTGCTAATGCATATTTCTTTTACATGGGGCATGAATTTAAGAATGACGACATTTATGCTCTCTCATTTTAAACTATTAACAAACTTTACTTCTTGCTTTACCTTTCACCTTTTCTTTTCTATGGGAAGCATTGTATGGAGAGCAGTTGCATTGTTTATTGGCCAACTTATTTATTAGGAAAGATGAATATAACTATGCTTCTTagaatttttgttttgttttgttggtTTATTTAAAGTGAGAACAAAAATAATGCTGAAGATTCTCAAAGTATGATCTTTGAGAACTCTACCTTTCAGTTCACATTTTGTTTTCTTGAATAAAGAATGGTGCTGAACAGTGACTTGTTTTGCTTTGTTATGATACCCATTTCTCAGTTGGCCTGATCACATGCTTTAATGTGTGCAGAATATCCATATTAACTTGCTACCAttggtttctttatgtttttggGTGATAACAGGTATGATCGCGCAAGAGGGGTTGAAATTGGAAATAAGGATATTAAACTAGAACACTTGGAAGAGGCATTCACAACATCCAATTGGATCGTTCGTATTTATAAAGTCAAACCCCCTAACAACAGGTGGTGAGTATTTCTCAGCGTTTCTTGTTCATGCCGTGGTTGTTAGAGAAAGGAGGTGGTAGATAAAACCGCGAGAGGTTAGAGTCTTGAAACATAGTTGTAGTAATAGTAAACCGTGAGAGGTTAGATTTTTAGTGGCCAAGGCTCTTcaagtgttccaaaatcccgtttTTGGAGATCCTCTTTTTCACACTTAAGCTATATTTAAACGGTTTTGCTTGATTGTGTACCGTTGAGAGACGCTATAAATTCCGAATGTAACTCATTGGTTTTGTGCAACTTCGAGTTTTATACTAATCATAAATCTAATGCtcttcttttgaatcattctaatTGAAAATGGAATAGAAGTCTGTTCGTTGATGGGTGCATGTTAAAAATTTCACTAATTGCAGTTGCTCTTAGCTCTGTCCGAATCTCCACATATAAAATGTGCACATATCCAACACTGcattgtatttaaaaaattgcACCTCTTTTTGTTGTGGGTATATTGTCAATGAGATTTTTGTTTttccaaagagaaaaatattacattttaaataaatctctactatatatatatctatagaCGGATTACCTATACGGTGATCggttttttcttattttgttttttcctttcattttttttatatttcttcaGTCCTAAATTCATCACACCCATACACACTATACATTACATTATATTTTACcgaataaataaaaatttgacacttatattttattattaatgttatttacttattatattttttgttaccctatttttgttttgtcaagttttttttttcttttggagaACCATCATTCACCATGTATTTTTTTATACTATTATTGTAttgtatatttttgttttttcttaaattaattattcagtaaaaatttttcaaatatttttatttttcattattatttttatttcttttcttctcttattTTGTATTGAGGTTTATTttttaatagtattttttttaattaagtaattaaaatgTGTTCTCTTTtcatcatttaaataaatattaacattataatatgatatatattagTTAACTATTTaatatcatattatttttttataatattttctttttaaatttagtAAATAAAATTTGTACTCCTTAtgtcataattaaaaaaaaatattaacattATGAAatgatatatgttatttaattatttattatcatattttatatttttaaaaatatcatattacaatatctagcaaaattataaaaaatatctaTCAAACATAATTTTGTTTaagattattttaaataaaatcatactatttgtaaaaaaaaaaatattagtttcatattaattataaacaaatatattacaactttgtagaattattttcaaaataataaagaagaaatagtattttatgatttttttttttaaggcaaATGCGATCATTCATTTTATTTATctgttattgttttttttttcttttaatttaactGTTTTTACATCATTAAAACCATATATGTGTATTAATTTTTGCTGAATATGTATGTTATTGTATGTGTATTATTAACTTTGTAAGattatcaaataaaatatattttttaaaaaaacattaaaaaaatctattttcactAATTATACTTAATATTTTAGCTAAAGAGTCCTTGTATGTTTATACATTGTTATGTGACATATAtctaaattaatttgaaatataTTCTTTACATACTAGATCATTGTGATAAGTGTgttagttttcttttgatattttACTTGGTGTTTTTTTTCCAATATATTATTATGAAGTTTTTccaatatatatagttatttaaaaaaaaaaaaaactacttaacGTAAAAAGtgtgttagtttttttttctattggATCTCCTCATTTAAGTTTTCCTTTACACTTTATTGgagtttttaagaaaaattatatatataatttattgatTTGCAAgatagttattattatttttttaatgggagAATGTCGCTTTTAtttcttccaaattaataaactaTTTGTGAAGTTGTaaatagttgaattaaatatttagaaaataTTAGTTTACAACCAAGTTATcatctcacaaaatatcaatttattaaacaaagaaaaattGTCATAGAATCGAGgagtgacaaaataaataataataataataaatatcaaaTTCAATAAGTAACACAGTTAATTCAATTTCCAAccccaagaaaaaaaaatgattaattatgaactatttgtttatattattatttacttttttcATCTACAAGAATTCTAAACAAGAATATATTTCTTTACTTGttcatttttaaatttattttagttttctcAAAAGAAATAAAATGCTAGAGAAAGAGTAACAGTATAAACGGGTTGCcctttactaatatatatatatatatatattaattacctTTTTGTCaaaattgattttttaaaaaacacTTGCTTTCAGTTTTAAAATTTTAGATTGATTGTGCCATTGATACTCAAAAGCTACTATTTTTGTCTTATGTGCTCGTTTATTATTCTTTTAAGTTTCAACATCGGATCACTTGAAAAAATTGACactaaaattatgtattataatTCCATGTGTAATATCGTGAACAAGTACATTTTTCTCTTTATTAATTAACTATATCCATAATACAAAGTTTTTAACATGGGTGTCGGTGGAATTTTAtgcattaattaaaatttaatttctttgaaattttattttattatcaataaaataatagaaattatttttgagTTAGTCAAtcattttgctcacatgttttattttcatgattatttgtttaatataaacttctattaaatcctaatcatataactaattatatttatagtgacgtaaccacagtgaaatataaatatgattatatgttcaaaaataaggtagtcctaagattagtagtgcacatgatttacatctccttctggttcaaaagtcaccattcgtcgcttgcaatcaatcgttgctccatacctcgttaaccaatccatccctaatatcatataaaaatcatccatgtctaattcaaccagatcaacaaacaattccctaccatctatctctactggtaacgctctaatccatctcttagagactaccagttctcctgttggtaacaaagtctggaaacccctagcatacacaacactaggtctacaaagctggtctatcaacctagcagatacaaatgagtgagtagcccctaaatcaatcaatgcagtatacaaagaaccagcgctagagatctgacctgtcacaactgagggactagcctccgcctcagtctgagtcaaagcaaataccctggcaggagcgagaccatctccctactttggctcctctttcttggcTTGTGGGTAGTCTTTCCTCAAATGGTTGGCACTTCCACAAATAAAACATGCCCTGAtccggcactcaccctgatgtcgtcgtctgcatcgaggacacattggaaaactcctccagttgtcaccttcgccctgacggccaccgATAGAACCTcataccctcctatcagaactaggaggaataaatgaatctggaactcttcttttctgctcactggggccactgccccgactagacccagtaaaaggaggcactgtcctcctgacatcgcgcctaacagcgctgtttttccatatctgatcctcagccctctctgcagtaagggccttatccactacttgagcataggtagtagtctccgGATTTAAAGTAATAATCACGCTatgggcgatcatcacattcaacccccgtataaacctatctctcttggccgcatccgtcggcactaagtctggcgcaaacttcgccaatctatcaaatctcagggcgtacccagtaactgataacctgttttgagtcaggttgataaactcatcaaccttcgcagctcgaactgctacactgtagtatttctcattaaagatactcttaaattcttcccaagtcatagttgtaatatttctccactgactcactacatcccaccagatgcgggcatcctctctaagcatgtagctagcacaagctaccctttcatttccttcaaCCCTCGTGAAATCTaagattaaggaaatcatattcatccactgggtctgatccaccctcaaaggtgagaggttgctgctttctgaatctttcgtacaaaggttcccacctgttctcaaccacagctTGAATCGACACTGGCACTACATTCTGCTGAATTGGTAACCCAGAGACCTGtgaaggggcctgctgcctcaactgacgaagttcttcctctgttctttgcaatctagcctccatttcggctaataTCTATTACCAgttctgtggggtaggtggagggtcctgaccctggctgttatCCTCGGCTTtgctgccgcggagtctagatgattgccgaggcattacaactatatgcctgcaatcaatgacgttgctcatcaagcatgataaaAAAATCCATTTCCACCTCCCATTCTTGACAACCAACCAAGATCGACAATCcagataacatacagatagcatataccacacaacgggccatgccctgacatcatgcatatgttatttcattcatcatgctTTTTTAAACTAAACAgacaaacagggcattcaagcacatattcaagcataataatcaaccataccaatcaaccctgagtcgagcttttcaatgacaacgagcgtacatgttcggtcaatctctaaaaccaataaaccttggctcgctctgataccaagttgtaacgccctactaccttagaaccgttactaagtgagtttaaaatgtgcaattaacccgctaaacgaggtttttagaacaaaagtgtgactaagcaaaagtcaaggctgtaatatttgaaaatactctaattcattgaaaatttcaagtgcctaacatttgggatcccaaaataaggtttataaaacatttacaactcaaaataggtttacagataatTAACTATCAAAATCACAGTCTAAtatagccatttctcaaaaatgcccccaaccaaaacagacgggcaggccaaacatgtacgtgccgcttcatgctctccgtactcatggctggttgacttttcctttgcccttacctgcaacacagagcacccgtgagccgaagcccagcaagaaaactcatacagcacataacatatgcacattatataatcaacatatcagataatccacagataaacagatagtccatcagactaaacaaatacggccatgccgccccagaagcgttaccaaagcctggggtctcggttctcaccgtaaggatatcccatgtatccattggggtctcaccctgaaaataagcactccatgtgctaagtgttattcccggccctactgccgttctcggccctttgctgttctcggcccttcgccgttcttggcTCCTTGCCATTCATtatactataatcacatatagcataactcaaacaacattcaagcatataataattcaatcaagggcTACACCCTAACAAGTAAATCAAtctagggtcatgccctgcaacaatactatgggcccatgccctgctctacgggtactacaactttcttacctgtatcccgagcttcacaatgcaccaaagtcacgagcacggtcctctaacccgagcctctccgagaacctagtcacaacacatataaaacactctttaatactaatcaatccaaaaccacttcccggaaccaatcccgtactcttggGACTTCCAATTTCGCAAAACAACGAAACGgtaacatcccccgagcccccggggcaAATGCCCAAAATTACAAAATCTCCCTGCCCagaaatagcctagcgccgcggcacccaccaaggagggccgcgacgcccagaaaATCCCCCAGCTCTTGATGTAGCCTTGCGCTgcggcgccaaagaacagggtcgcgacgccccttcgcaaacccagaattttgggttttcccctgcattttccccgaaccaaaacacctccaatccaacccaaacacatatctaaaccccaaaaccaatttgaaacctcaaatgaaccatctaacaacctataaacaccagcaacaaggtcaaacacacaatcacacccaaaatccacactttggtttcaaacttcagaaacttaaaccagtaggccaaaaacttaaaccatgcttccaaattcttaaaccacatcagatacgaaaactcaaagatgtttaaaactcttacctcaatcaagaattcgacTTTGAGCCCTCTCCAAACCCAGCTTCAAACCAAATCCTCTTGATTACCAAGCTGAATtcccatacaaaaccagccacaatAATTTTTCAATTTTCATGCTTACTTTCTAAAATCAAACTTGCAACTTAGTAAAACAGgggataaactcttacctctgaacaagCCCTAGCCTATACTTGATTTTAGTTGCCTTAAgcctcttgattctcctcctaagttcccaatttcagctcccctcttttcttcttcttgcccttggttttcctttttccttctagtTTCTCCTCCAATTTAGCAAGAGCAAAATGTGACCAAGTGTTAGAACGTGAATCCTCTTTTCCCCCAGCTGAAGctatctaaacctctgccaaaagactattttatccctccatcaaaatcctttcctaactaaacctcaagggcatcttTGCCATTCACCTTTCctacaaatctaccattttctcatctaaaatatgttactcttaatggtcaccaatggtcactcaagttactcaatcaccattaaCCATTAGCTCACAAACTCACATTATaagatccccaaaatacccctaggctcctcccgagctgggtatttaatcccgttgtgacttttaaactaattagctccctaggaccttctcggcacgtgcatcacaataatatcaccactcacacgtggtagtaatcatataatacaattatcacatttatgtcctcagcgagctaaaattaccattttacccctaacatacaaacggggcccacatgcatatttattccacctaaacatgcattccaatcacatattcatttaaattcatatattaacatgttaattcacttattgccctccaggcacgctaatcaaggtcctaaaccttattagcaaattggggtgttacattagtattctaactaattgtattattcaagtaatttgatttgttcgttaccagcttaccctacggactagcccatacttacatcttggggacttggtagtattattgagtgggggtgttaatcatagatatgaacatctatagcttctaccaagaagtgaaatgatgatcaccttatagcttggttcaacgagttaaatgattgagtactcatttctgtgattaaagttcacgatatcatttacaagaaacgtagtggtatttaaggataaaatacaatgaggggtaaaatgatagTTTGTACCCAACtcagttgtagatcatctatagatgattgaatgaaaaattatgattataactatggataacgtatttactttaagtgtaaaaCGTTCTATGAGTTCAATAGtacaattttgagtctttagtggagtcataaGAAGttgataaggtagtgaaattattcaataataattttacggtaacttattggagcttgaattcatgggtccatggtccccacaatgcctttgattaaatcatctagatagtctcgattaattgctttaattataaattaggattgtcaaaattgttttgtgtcaattttggatagttttactgagatgtggaatttagagaagaaaataaaaatttaggcaaatttattaattatgacaaattggtgtcaaattgataaataatattaaatcaaaattcaaattataattagttgatttgaataaataatttaattaattaattattgtttaaatatatttataattatgtatatataaagttttaataaaacttTAAAGATTCCGTAATATacgaaaaatatatattatattatatttatctaattaattaataattattttattttcattatttaattaaattgaattgaCCCTAAAGTGTTGCTATAATAGGTACTTAAGTCTAGGGTTTTGTAATCTGAAAGTAGTGAAGTGAAAAAAGCAAAAACATAGACTCAAGAGACCTATTGTAGCCGCTTAtatcctttctcttcttctctataatttttccatctcatgtgttgagaattgcctactctagtctaggtgatcaaaaGAAATTGTGGAAGACGGTGTAATTTGAAGATTCAGTTCACTCTCTTGTcattactctgcgacagaaaggaatAAGAGTTAGAGAGGGTGAAGAAATGAGTCTCAATATCCGCTGCttaaaagtaagattcttaaactctactatttaatttacttaatgaaattcattagaaacatgtttctaggttgttttatatgttaatttgtttaatatatgaaacatacatgaaaatatttatgatcttgtaaaatGTATTTCCAAAATCTGGCCTTAGAGCCTtggtaatcaatat
It includes:
- the LOC133823999 gene encoding dolichyl-diphosphooligosaccharide--protein glycosyltransferase subunit STT3B, with the protein product MAGKSQPEPVNGSTKSGSSSPPPANLKPDLFSHFSLKSFKLKTKQQELLIRVSILGLVYILAFITRLFSVLRYESMIHEFDPYFNYRTTVYLTEKGFYEFWNWFDSESWYPLGRIIGGTLYPGLMVTAAFIYWTLRFLRFAVHIREVCVLTAPFFASNTTVVAYFFGKEIWDSGAGLVAAALIAICPGYISRSVAGSYDNEGVAIFALLLTFYLFVKAVNTGSLAWSLASAFGYFYMVSAWGGYVFIINLIPLYVLVLLVTGRYSMRLYVAYNCMYVVGMLLAMQIRFVGFQHVQSGEHMAAMGVFFLIQVFYFLDWVKYMLSDTKLFQAFLRITVTSAVGVGGIALGVGMASGYISPWTGRFYSLLDPTYAKDHIPIIASVSEHQPTAWSSFMFDFHILLFLFPAGLYFCFKRLSDATIFIVMYGLTSMYFAGVMVRLILVATPAVCLISAIAVSATVKNLTQLLRASNKVSQTGSSKGTGSVKSSSKVSIDQSQPFQKNGAIALLFGAFYLLSKYATHCTWVTSEAYSSPSIVLAARGAHGNRVIFDDYREAYFWLRQNTPQDAKVMSWWDYGYQITAMGNRTVIVDNNTWNNTHIATVGRAMSSYEDEAYDIMRSLDVDYVLVVFGGVTGYSSDDINKFLWMVRIGGGVFPVIKEPEYLVNGEYRVDKGAAPKMLNCLMYKLSYYRFGELTTEYGKPPGYDRARGVEIGNKDIKLEHLEEAFTTSNWIVRIYKVKPPNNRW